A window from Zonotrichia albicollis isolate bZonAlb1 chromosome 8, bZonAlb1.hap1, whole genome shotgun sequence encodes these proteins:
- the SRSF11 gene encoding serine/arginine-rich splicing factor 11 isoform X4, with protein sequence MSTVDPKLNHVAAGLVSPSLKSDTSSKEIEEAMKRVREAQSLISAAIEPDKKDEKRRHSRSRSRSRRRRTPSSSRHRRSRSRSRRRSHSKSRSRRRSKSPRRRRSHSRERSRRSRSTSKTRDKKKEEKEKKRSKTPPKSYSTTRRSRSTSRERRRRRSRSGTRSPKKPRSPKRKMSRSPSPRRHKKEKKKDKDKERSRDERERSTSKKKKSKDKEKDRDRKSESDKDVKQVTRDYDEEEQGYDSEKEKKEEKKVADAPSPKGKEPAAEKGSGDPGRESKVNGDDHHEEDMDMSD encoded by the exons ATGAGCACAGTGGATCCAAA GTTGAACCACGTGGCTGCAGGTCTCGTGTCCCCCAGTCTGAAATCAGATACCTCCAGTAAGGAAATAGAAGAGGCCATGAAGAGAGTCCGAGAAGCACAGTCCTTAATCTCTGCTGCTATAGAGCCAG aCAAAAAAGATGAAAAGCGAAGACATTCGAGGTCGAGGTCGCGctcgaggaggaggaggacacctTCCTCATCCAGACACAG ACGCTCCAGGAGCAGGTCAAGGAGAAGGTCCCATTCCAAATCCAGGAGCAGGAGGCGATCCAAAAGCCCGAGGAGAAGGAGATCTCATTCcagagagaggagcaggaggtcTCGGAGCACATCCAAAACCAG ggataaaaagaaggaagagaaagaaaagaaacgtTCTAAAACTCCCCCCAAAAGCTACAGCACAACCAGAAGATCCAGAAGCACAAGCAG ggagcgGCGGCGCCGGCGCAGCCGGAGCGGGACGCGCTCCCCGAAGAAGCCCCGGTCTCCCAAACGGAAAATGTCCCGGTCGCCGTCGCCCAGAAG gcataaaaaggaaaagaagaaggacaAAGACAAGGAGAGGAGCAGAGACGAGAGGGAGCGGTCAACgagcaagaaaaagaagagcaaaGACAAGGAGAAGGATCGAGACCGGAAATCCGAGAGCGACAAGGATGTGAAA caGGTCACAAGGGACTACGACGAGGAGGAACAGGGCTACGACAgcgagaaggagaagaaggaggagaagaaggtgGCGGACGCTCCCTCCCCCAAAGGGAAGGAGCCCGCGGCCGAGAAGGGCAGCGGGGACCCGGGCAGGGAATCCAAGGTGAACGGGGACGACCACCACGAGGAGGACATGGACATGAGCGACTGA
- the SRSF11 gene encoding serine/arginine-rich splicing factor 11 isoform X3, producing the protein MLNINSHQALYFSQHKYFQQTQVVYQGDFAGCICVFGASGLGCPLMPGCFPAGVIPDETKALSLLAPANAVAGLLPGGGLLPTPNPLSQIGAVPLAALGAPALDPALAALGLPGANLNSQSLAADQLLKLMSTVDPKLNHVAAGLVSPSLKSDTSSKEIEEAMKRVREAQSLISAAIEPDKKDEKRRHSRSRSRSRRRRTPSSSRHRRSRSRSRRRSHSKSRSRRRSKSPRRRRSHSRERSRRSRSTSKTRDKKKEEKEKKRSKTPPKSYSTTRRSRSTSRERRRRRSRSGTRSPKKPRSPKRKMSRSPSPRRHKKEKKKDKDKERSRDERERSTSKKKKSKDKEKDRDRKSESDKDVKQVTRDYDEEEQGYDSEKEKKEEKKVADAPSPKGKEPAAEKGSGDPGRESKVNGDDHHEEDMDMSD; encoded by the exons ATGCTAAATATTAATAGCCATCAAGCTTTGTATTTTAGCCAACATAAGTACTTTCAACAAACTCAGGTGGTGTATCAGGGAGACTTTGCTGGGTGTATTTGTGTATTTGGTgcctctgggctgggctgccctCTAATGCCAGGCTGTTTCCCTGCAGGAGTCATTCCTGATGAGACTAAGGCTTTGTCTCTCCTGGCACCAGCTAATGCcgtggcagggctgctgcccgggggtGGCCTGCTGCCCACTCCCAACCCTCTCTCTCAG ATTGGTGCTGTCCCTTTAGCTGCTCTAGGAGCTCCTGCTCTCGACCCTGCCCTTGCTGCTCTTGGGCTTCCTGGAGCCAACCTGAACTCCCAG TCTCTTGCAGCAGATCAGCTCCTAAAACTGATGAGCACAGTGGATCCAAA GTTGAACCACGTGGCTGCAGGTCTCGTGTCCCCCAGTCTGAAATCAGATACCTCCAGTAAGGAAATAGAAGAGGCCATGAAGAGAGTCCGAGAAGCACAGTCCTTAATCTCTGCTGCTATAGAGCCAG aCAAAAAAGATGAAAAGCGAAGACATTCGAGGTCGAGGTCGCGctcgaggaggaggaggacacctTCCTCATCCAGACACAG ACGCTCCAGGAGCAGGTCAAGGAGAAGGTCCCATTCCAAATCCAGGAGCAGGAGGCGATCCAAAAGCCCGAGGAGAAGGAGATCTCATTCcagagagaggagcaggaggtcTCGGAGCACATCCAAAACCAG ggataaaaagaaggaagagaaagaaaagaaacgtTCTAAAACTCCCCCCAAAAGCTACAGCACAACCAGAAGATCCAGAAGCACAAGCAG ggagcgGCGGCGCCGGCGCAGCCGGAGCGGGACGCGCTCCCCGAAGAAGCCCCGGTCTCCCAAACGGAAAATGTCCCGGTCGCCGTCGCCCAGAAG gcataaaaaggaaaagaagaaggacaAAGACAAGGAGAGGAGCAGAGACGAGAGGGAGCGGTCAACgagcaagaaaaagaagagcaaaGACAAGGAGAAGGATCGAGACCGGAAATCCGAGAGCGACAAGGATGTGAAA caGGTCACAAGGGACTACGACGAGGAGGAACAGGGCTACGACAgcgagaaggagaagaaggaggagaagaaggtgGCGGACGCTCCCTCCCCCAAAGGGAAGGAGCCCGCGGCCGAGAAGGGCAGCGGGGACCCGGGCAGGGAATCCAAGGTGAACGGGGACGACCACCACGAGGAGGACATGGACATGAGCGACTGA